CAGCTACTATGAGGCCAAAGAAATGTTAGGGCGTTATTTTTCCCATTACAACCATCATCGATTGCACCGTTCGATCGGTTTTATTACACCGCAGCAAAAGTGGGAGGAAGCAGAGTTAGTTTTTGACACAATCTTTTCAGAAAATCTGTCCAGTTAATAGGGGGCTAAGACATTTGTATACGTTAATGGGGCGGTACGAGGATGCATTGACCTATAGCCAACGGGCTATCTCTATTCAGGAACAAGTCTTAGGCAAAACCCATCCTGACTATGCCAACAGTCTCAGCAATATAGGGGCTCTGTATTTATCGATGGGTCGGTACGAGGATGCCTTGACTTACTTCCAGCAGGCTCTCTCCATGCGGGAACAAGTTTTGGGCAAAATCCACCCTGATTATGCCCAAACCCTCAACAATCTAGGGGTTTTGTACAAGTCGATGAGTCGGTATGATCAGGCCTTGCTCTACTACCAGCAGGCTCTCTCTGTTCAGGAACAAGTATTAGGCAAAACCCATCCTGACTATGCCCAAAGCCTTAACAATCTGACCGGGTTGTATCAGGCCCTGAATCGCCCCATGACTATTGCTCCGCTGATTACACAGACTGCTGCTATATACCGCCAGCATGTGTTGGACGACATAAGCATTCTTGACGAGTCGACTCTAGGTCAATATCAGCGTAGGTACAATAATGCTGAGTTTGGCTATTCAATTGCTTACTGGACAAAAGACCCCCAACTGGCCAGTATGACTTACAACCAGACGTTGCTCGATAAGGGGGCAGGGCTGCTAGCCTACCAACAACTGGAACGGCTCCTGCAAACCAGCTCCGATACACTCGTGCAAGCCCTGGCTACTCGCCAGCGAGCTCTACGTTACCAACTTCTTCAACTTTATAACAATAATGCCGGCCTAGATAAAGTCACTCCGATAGAGCAACAGTCTCAAGATATACAACAGGCCTTACTTCGAATGTTACCTGAATACCGTCAAGCCTTCACCGCTCTGCGCATTGAGTGGGAACAGGTCCAGCAGGCCCTCAAACCCGACGAAACTGCAATTGAGTTTGTATCATTCCCATACTTCCACAAGCGTTGGACCGATAGTACACTCTATGCAGCTTTAGTATTGCGCCCAGGCTATACGCAGCCTAGATTTATCTTCCTTGGTGAGCAACGGCAGTTAGACACGCTACTGATCGCCGGAGTCGCGTCTCCTACTCAAATTAATGGACTCTACCGGGGTGGGGAAGCCGAAGGAAATAATGATCAATTAGCGCGTGGTCTGGCACTATCGAAATTAATCTGGCAACCCCTTGATTCTCTTTTACAGGATGTGAAAACCGTCTATGTCTCCCCGGCAGGACGACTGCACCAAATTGCGCTGGCAGCTTTGCCCAATCCGGCCGATACCAGCCAGCACATGGCCGACCGCTTTCAGATTCGGCAGATGGGGAGTACTCGTTTGGTGGCCCTTCGCTCAACCCAAACGGAACATCAGCTGGCAAAAAATACGCTTAATGCCAGTCTCTATGGCGGCATTACTTACGAGGCTGATAGCCTGGGATTGGTTCGTCAGAAACGACTGAAAGAGGTGCAACATCGATTAGCCTTACGTGAAGCGACTCGATCCGGTAGCTGGGGTTACCTGCCTGGTACCCAAGCCGAGGTCGATAATTTGAGCAAGATAATTCCGCCTTCCAATACAACGCTTCTGACGGGTAAAGCCGCCACCGAAGGTAGTGTCAAAGCGTTATCAGGCCATTCACCGAAAATCCTGCATATCGCTACCCACGGTTTCTTCTTTCCTGATCTGCCCAAATCTAAAACCGATGGATTAGCCATCGTCAATGATGAACGCAATCGCTTTCAGGCTTCGGAGAATCCGTTATTGAGGTCGGGTCTGGTGATGGCTGGGGCTAACTACGTCTGGAAAGGGGGGACTCCAATTGAGGGCGTTGACGATGGTATTCTGACAGCCTATGAGTTGTCCAATCTGAATCTGAGTGGCACAGAACTGGTGGTGCTGAGTGCCTGCGAAACGGGACTGGGGCAGGTAAAGGGTAGCGAGGGTGTGTATGGACTACAACGGGCAGTAAAAATGGCCGGTGCGCGTTATCTGCTAATGAGCCTGTGGCGGGTATCCGACAAAGAAACAGCCGAATACATGACCTTGCTTTATAAGCGGTTATTAGTCAAAGGGTCGGTGCCGGATGCCTATGCCTATGCCCAAAGTCAGATGCGACTGAAGTATCCAAAGGAGCCTTTCAAGTGGGCGGCTTTTGTGTTGGTTGAGTAATGGATGAGATACTACGGAACAATTAAGTTCCCCTGTTACTTTTTGCTTGGTTTTCGGGATAACCAGCTAAATACTTGTTTAACCTAAGTTCCTCTCCTTCTATGTTTATTCTGCGTCAACTTATTTTGAGTACTATCTGGGGCTTTTTGGCAATGTTGCTGTTGCCCATTACGCCTGGTTATGCGCAAACTAAACGTGCGCTTATTGTTGCTATTGGGGATTACCCAAATAAAACCAACAAAAACCGGGGGGCCACCGAATGGCAAGATATTAGTTCGGCTAACGATGTGCCGCTTATCCGGGAGTCGCTGCGAAGACAAAACTTTACCGATATCATTGTTCTGCGTGATGCAGCCGCTACTAAAAGAGGAATACAGGCTGCCTTGGATACGTTGATCAGCCGGTGTAAAAAAGGCGATATTGTGGTGATCCATTTTTCGAGCCATGGGCAGCAAATAGATGATGACAACAAGGATGAACTGGATGCCTAC
This window of the Spirosoma aerolatum genome carries:
- a CDS encoding CHAT domain-containing protein → MGRYEDALTYSQRAISIQEQVLGKTHPDYANSLSNIGALYLSMGRYEDALTYFQQALSMREQVLGKIHPDYAQTLNNLGVLYKSMSRYDQALLYYQQALSVQEQVLGKTHPDYAQSLNNLTGLYQALNRPMTIAPLITQTAAIYRQHVLDDISILDESTLGQYQRRYNNAEFGYSIAYWTKDPQLASMTYNQTLLDKGAGLLAYQQLERLLQTSSDTLVQALATRQRALRYQLLQLYNNNAGLDKVTPIEQQSQDIQQALLRMLPEYRQAFTALRIEWEQVQQALKPDETAIEFVSFPYFHKRWTDSTLYAALVLRPGYTQPRFIFLGEQRQLDTLLIAGVASPTQINGLYRGGEAEGNNDQLARGLALSKLIWQPLDSLLQDVKTVYVSPAGRLHQIALAALPNPADTSQHMADRFQIRQMGSTRLVALRSTQTEHQLAKNTLNASLYGGITYEADSLGLVRQKRLKEVQHRLALREATRSGSWGYLPGTQAEVDNLSKIIPPSNTTLLTGKAATEGSVKALSGHSPKILHIATHGFFFPDLPKSKTDGLAIVNDERNRFQASENPLLRSGLVMAGANYVWKGGTPIEGVDDGILTAYELSNLNLSGTELVVLSACETGLGQVKGSEGVYGLQRAVKMAGARYLLMSLWRVSDKETAEYMTLLYKRLLVKGSVPDAYAYAQSQMRLKYPKEPFKWAAFVLVE